The following proteins come from a genomic window of Finegoldia magna ATCC 29328:
- a CDS encoding MBL fold metallo-hydrolase RNA specificity domain-containing protein, protein MKITFLGAAQEVTGSCYVVETEKHKFMVDCGLFQGSKELEQKNHDEIDFSDVEFMLLTHAHIDHTGRIPLLYKNGFRKPIYCTKATKDLAEIMLMDSAKIQESDVEWENRKRQRSGKPLLIPLYTTIDAMSCISLFKGRFYDEVVKINEDIRVIFRDAGHMLGSSSLEIFITENKNTTKIIFSGDIGTSNNPILNNPYVLSGCDYLVMESTYGNRIHEPYKESVHELINIIEKVSAKGGTVIIPSFAVGRTQEIIYELNSYYDYQIKDHYEKKVPVYVDSPMALEATKAFMENTDLFNQKAKDYISSGDNVFEFENLHYVKNIDESKMLNSVKFPRVIISSSGMATAGRVRHHLKHNLWDEKNAVVFVGYQAQGSLGRILLDGVDEVKLFGETIKVNAKIFNLGGFSGHADQNNLMEFVDNMKIKPKKIFITHGENDGAETLSKLLIEKYNVEAIIPEIYSTEEFEPGNYNIEQEISTNRENNDLYEELEKIKKKIDRLYENKELFDHKNMDSEEYNQLNNQILDLKNKVMTINMITGE, encoded by the coding sequence ATGAAAATTACATTTTTAGGAGCGGCACAAGAAGTAACTGGTTCTTGCTATGTAGTAGAAACTGAAAAACATAAATTTATGGTTGATTGTGGATTGTTTCAAGGCAGCAAAGAATTAGAACAAAAAAACCATGATGAAATAGATTTTAGTGATGTTGAATTCATGCTTTTGACTCATGCACATATTGATCATACTGGAAGAATTCCACTATTATATAAAAATGGATTTAGAAAACCAATTTATTGTACAAAAGCTACAAAAGATTTGGCAGAAATAATGTTGATGGATAGTGCGAAGATTCAAGAAAGTGATGTTGAATGGGAAAATAGAAAAAGACAAAGATCTGGAAAACCTCTTCTCATCCCACTTTATACGACAATTGATGCGATGAGTTGTATTTCATTGTTTAAGGGACGATTTTACGATGAAGTTGTCAAAATAAATGAAGATATACGAGTAATTTTTAGAGATGCTGGTCACATGCTAGGATCATCGAGCCTTGAAATATTTATAACTGAAAACAAAAACACTACTAAAATTATATTTTCTGGAGATATTGGAACTTCAAATAATCCGATTTTAAACAATCCTTATGTTTTATCAGGTTGCGATTATTTGGTTATGGAATCTACTTATGGTAACAGAATTCATGAGCCTTACAAAGAAAGCGTTCATGAATTGATAAATATAATTGAAAAGGTTTCAGCAAAAGGTGGGACAGTGATTATTCCTAGTTTTGCAGTGGGAAGAACTCAGGAGATAATTTATGAGTTGAATAGCTACTATGATTATCAAATTAAGGATCATTATGAAAAGAAAGTTCCGGTATATGTGGATAGCCCGATGGCTCTTGAAGCGACTAAAGCATTTATGGAAAATACTGATTTGTTTAATCAAAAAGCTAAAGATTACATTTCCAGTGGAGATAATGTTTTTGAATTTGAAAACTTGCACTATGTTAAAAATATTGACGAATCTAAAATGCTAAATAGCGTAAAATTCCCAAGAGTTATCATATCTTCAAGTGGAATGGCTACAGCAGGTCGTGTTCGTCACCACTTGAAACACAATTTGTGGGATGAGAAAAATGCTGTAGTATTCGTTGGATATCAAGCTCAAGGTTCACTAGGAAGGATTTTATTGGATGGAGTTGATGAAGTTAAGCTATTTGGTGAAACAATTAAAGTAAACGCCAAAATATTTAATTTAGGTGGATTTTCAGGACATGCCGATCAAAATAATCTGATGGAATTTGTAGATAATATGAAAATAAAACCTAAAAAAATTTTCATCACACATGGCGAAAATGATGGCGCAGAGACTTTATCTAAATTGTTAATAGAAAAGTATAATGTTGAGGCTATTATTCCAGAAATTTATTCAACAGAAGAATTTGAACCTGGAAATTATAATATAGAACAAGAAATATCGACAAATCGTGAAAATAACGATTTGTATGAAGAATTAGAAAAAATAAAGAAAAAAATAGATAGATTGTATGAAAACAAAGAATTGTTTGACCACAAAAACATGGATTCTGAAGAATATAATCAACTTAACAATCAAATTTTAGATTTAAAGAATAAAGTTATGACGATAAACATGATAACTGGAGAATAA
- a CDS encoding YerC/YecD family TrpR-related protein, whose amino-acid sequence MGEINIKDKTLDEFFDAIMMLNGREELQRFFEDVCTIRELHSISQRLEVAKLLKIRKTYSEIEKDTGASTATISRVNRSLQSGAQGYELVLDNLIAKNLEEKRKRKQN is encoded by the coding sequence ATGGGAGAAATCAATATCAAAGACAAAACATTAGATGAGTTTTTCGATGCAATTATGATGCTAAATGGTAGAGAAGAGTTACAAAGATTTTTTGAAGACGTTTGCACAATTAGAGAACTTCATTCAATTTCACAAAGATTAGAGGTAGCAAAACTACTAAAAATCAGAAAAACATATAGTGAAATTGAAAAAGATACTGGTGCATCTACTGCTACAATTAGTAGAGTTAATAGATCTTTACAAAGTGGGGCACAGGGCTATGAATTAGTTTTGGATAATTTGATAGCAAAAAACTTGGAAGAAAAAAGAAAAAGAAAACAAAATTAA
- the typA gene encoding translational GTPase TypA has product MNCHKLEGSGILKREDVRNVAIIAHVDHGKTTLVDGLLKTSGIFRENQDVQDRVMDSNDIERERGITILSKNTAINYKNHKINIIDTPGHADFGGEVERVLKMTNGVVLVVDAFEGPMPQTKFVLKKAFELNLPTIICINKIDRKEARVDEVVDEILDLFIQLNADESYLDSPFVYASAREGFATDDLNERPEDMTALLDKIIDYIPAPEGEEDAPFKLLISTTDFSDYVGRIGIGKIEQGKVKVNDSCVIVNYNDPDKKKKIKVTKIYEFDGLNRVEVNESKFGSIVALTGVEGIEIGDTLANEEDCEPIEFVSISNPTLAMNFSVNNSPFAGRDGKFVTSRQVRSRLYKELETDVSLKVEDTDSTDTFRVSGRGELHLSVLIENMRREGFEFQVSKPEVLFKKDKDGKVLEPIEIVTIDIEEGFVGTVIEKLGTRKGELQDISNTSSGYTRLIFEIPSRGLIGYRQEFLSDTKGNGVINTELKGYEPYKGEIPKRQLGSLISYDTGTATAYGLNAAQDRGILFVQPQDEVYEGMVVGSNAKGLDIEVNICKKKAQTNIRSSAADEALKLSPPKIMSLEEMMEFVEEDELIEITPHHLRLRKRILDTQLRYKSKKYNK; this is encoded by the coding sequence ATGAATTGTCACAAATTAGAGGGAAGTGGAATTTTGAAAAGAGAAGATGTAAGAAATGTAGCAATAATCGCCCACGTTGACCACGGTAAGACAACTTTGGTAGATGGGTTATTGAAAACAAGTGGTATTTTTAGAGAAAATCAAGATGTTCAAGATCGTGTAATGGATAGCAATGACATCGAACGTGAAAGAGGAATTACTATTTTATCTAAAAATACGGCAATAAACTACAAAAATCATAAAATTAATATTATAGATACTCCGGGTCACGCAGACTTCGGAGGAGAAGTAGAACGTGTATTAAAAATGACAAACGGAGTTGTGTTGGTAGTAGATGCGTTTGAAGGACCTATGCCACAAACTAAATTTGTTTTGAAAAAGGCTTTTGAATTAAATTTACCTACAATTATTTGTATCAATAAGATTGATAGAAAAGAAGCTAGGGTAGATGAAGTAGTTGATGAAATTTTAGATTTATTTATTCAGTTAAATGCAGATGAATCATATTTGGACTCACCATTTGTATACGCTTCTGCAAGAGAAGGATTTGCAACTGATGATTTAAATGAAAGACCAGAAGATATGACAGCTTTGTTGGATAAAATCATCGACTATATTCCAGCTCCAGAAGGAGAAGAAGATGCTCCTTTCAAACTTTTGATTTCTACAACTGATTTTAGCGATTACGTTGGAAGAATTGGTATTGGTAAAATTGAGCAAGGTAAAGTAAAGGTTAACGATAGCTGTGTAATTGTAAATTACAATGATCCTGATAAGAAAAAGAAAATAAAAGTAACTAAAATTTATGAATTTGACGGATTAAATAGAGTCGAGGTTAACGAGTCAAAATTCGGTTCTATTGTAGCTTTAACAGGCGTTGAAGGAATAGAAATCGGAGACACTTTAGCGAACGAAGAAGACTGTGAACCTATTGAATTTGTAAGTATTTCTAATCCTACTTTGGCGATGAATTTTTCGGTTAATAACTCTCCATTTGCAGGGCGTGATGGAAAGTTTGTTACAAGTAGACAAGTTCGTTCAAGATTATATAAAGAATTAGAAACAGATGTAAGCTTGAAAGTTGAAGATACAGATTCTACAGACACTTTCAGAGTTAGCGGTAGAGGAGAGCTTCACTTGTCTGTATTAATTGAAAATATGAGACGTGAAGGATTTGAATTCCAAGTATCTAAACCAGAAGTATTATTTAAAAAAGATAAAGATGGAAAAGTCCTTGAACCAATCGAAATTGTTACAATTGATATTGAAGAAGGATTTGTTGGAACTGTAATCGAGAAATTAGGTACTAGAAAAGGTGAATTGCAAGATATATCAAATACTTCTAGCGGATACACAAGACTTATTTTTGAAATACCTTCAAGAGGCCTTATAGGATACCGCCAAGAGTTTTTAAGTGATACAAAGGGTAACGGAGTTATCAATACAGAACTTAAAGGATATGAGCCATATAAAGGGGAAATTCCAAAACGTCAATTGGGTTCATTGATTTCATATGACACAGGTACTGCAACAGCATATGGATTAAACGCGGCACAAGATAGAGGGATATTATTCGTTCAACCTCAAGATGAAGTTTATGAAGGAATGGTTGTTGGTTCTAATGCAAAGGGATTAGACATTGAAGTAAATATTTGCAAGAAAAAAGCTCAAACAAATATTAGATCTTCAGCAGCTGATGAAGCATTAAAATTATCTCCTCCAAAAATTATGAGTTTGGAAGAAATGATGGAGTTTGTTGAAGAAGACGAATTAATAGAAATTACTCCTCATCATTTAAGATTGAGAAAAAGAATTTTGGATACTCAATTGAGATACAAATCAAAAAAATATAATAAATAA
- a CDS encoding ATP-binding protein, producing MYIFKRQFVSDRTIATKNIHTMLRLLRKVVPDEELLYDLRLIINELIFNGLEHGNQFDINKKITFKIKLNDDYIRICVKDEGTGIDYCSNSYFNNDIYVRGRGLFIVSKLADELKIRENCVEAKLLVKPN from the coding sequence ATGTATATATTTAAGAGGCAGTTTGTCAGCGATAGGACAATTGCTACTAAAAATATTCATACTATGCTCAGACTATTAAGAAAAGTTGTACCAGATGAAGAACTTCTTTATGATTTAAGATTGATAATTAATGAATTGATTTTTAATGGGCTAGAACATGGTAACCAGTTTGATATAAATAAAAAAATAACTTTTAAAATAAAATTGAACGATGATTATATTCGAATATGCGTCAAGGATGAGGGCACGGGAATTGATTATTGTTCTAATAGTTATTTCAATAATGATATTTATGTCAGAGGTAGAGGATTATTTATAGTAAGTAAATTGGCTGACGAGTTAAAAATTAGAGAAAATTGTGTAGAAGCGAAGCTATTAGTGAAACCTAATTAA
- the rd gene encoding rubredoxin, whose amino-acid sequence MKKYVCDVCGYIYDPAEGDPDAGVQPQTAFEDLAEDWVCPICGAGKDDFSEVE is encoded by the coding sequence ATGAAAAAATATGTATGTGACGTATGTGGATATATCTATGATCCAGCTGAAGGAGATCCAGATGCAGGTGTTCAACCACAAACAGCTTTCGAAGATTTAGCTGAAGATTGGGTTTGCCCAATTTGTGGTGCTGGAAAAGACGACTTTTCAGAAGTAGAATAA
- the yihA gene encoding ribosome biogenesis GTP-binding protein YihA/YsxC, which translates to MKIINSDLEKIAFLIEQYPDESLPEIAFCGRSNVGKSSFINSILDRKNLARTSSKPGKTRTVNFYNANNEFRLVDLPGYGYAQTSKSEKKKWAQVIETYLNNRRNLYEVFLIVDIRHKPTVQDKEMYNWIIQSGFCGFVIATKLDKIGKTMIKKNLNIIKKELNIDDDNLIYEYSSTSKTNKKAVMEQLEMILKYGSGIEE; encoded by the coding sequence ATGAAAATAATTAACTCTGATTTAGAGAAAATTGCTTTTTTAATAGAACAATATCCTGATGAATCTCTGCCAGAAATTGCTTTTTGCGGTAGAAGTAACGTTGGCAAATCATCTTTTATCAATTCTATTTTGGACAGAAAAAACTTAGCAAGGACTTCTTCAAAGCCCGGAAAAACTCGTACGGTAAATTTTTATAACGCTAATAATGAGTTCAGATTGGTGGATTTGCCTGGATATGGATATGCTCAGACATCAAAATCTGAAAAGAAAAAATGGGCTCAAGTTATAGAAACTTACTTAAATAATAGAAGAAATTTGTATGAGGTATTTTTAATTGTAGATATTAGACATAAACCTACTGTTCAGGACAAGGAAATGTATAATTGGATTATTCAAAGTGGTTTTTGTGGATTTGTAATTGCTACAAAATTAGACAAAATTGGTAAAACAATGATAAAAAAGAATTTGAATATCATAAAAAAAGAACTAAACATAGATGATGACAATCTCATCTACGAATACAGTTCAACTTCGAAAACAAATAAAAAAGCTGTTATGGAACAGCTCGAAATGATTTTAAAATACGGTAGTGGAATTGAAGAATAA
- a CDS encoding ferritin encodes MKREELLKKIDEQLVFELQSGYEYKQMASEFNDMDWDGFEHFMEMQAHEEYEHAEYFRKWLQEVGYKIEYKTIEAPKADYDKDVLSIFKAALEHEKEVTRRIRELFDAAHEIKFYEVYTLLQKFIDEQIEEEATFDNIITKLERTENSNAGLAILDHEMAQRQ; translated from the coding sequence ATGAAAAGAGAAGAATTATTAAAAAAAATTGACGAACAATTAGTTTTTGAATTACAATCAGGCTACGAATATAAACAAATGGCTTCTGAATTCAATGATATGGATTGGGATGGATTTGAACACTTTATGGAAATGCAAGCCCATGAAGAATATGAACACGCTGAATACTTCAGAAAATGGTTACAAGAAGTTGGATATAAGATTGAATACAAAACAATCGAAGCTCCAAAAGCTGACTACGATAAAGATGTATTAAGCATTTTTAAAGCGGCTTTAGAACACGAAAAAGAAGTTACAAGAAGAATCAGAGAATTATTTGATGCAGCTCATGAAATCAAATTCTATGAAGTATACACTCTTCTACAAAAATTCATTGACGAACAAATCGAAGAAGAAGCTACTTTTGATAATATCATAACTAAACTTGAAAGAACTGAAAACAGTAACGCAGGTCTTGCAATATTAGATCACGAAATGGCACAAAGACAATAA
- a CDS encoding S41 family peptidase, with the protein MKRSRKIYANSKNRVKIFRKIFLLFLILIFALFTYKYINSRPAEYSPVIPKKYILKDFDEICNQIDNSYMNLPQTKKYKDTDFLSLKPNFKSKIKLESSKKNGEMSTQEVCDLYNDILKKLYDSNVRIADKHTFNQILQQENKNQILNNLSVNRYSNLADEIPEKNFRAYSIDNYKDALYVKVSDFDSVNIEQDAKIFENILKSNKKKNKIIIDLRDNDSDNLDYAINVIIKPLLKSDINVDFNVANKTQPIISKNILDRNGISFKTTENVSNIKINDNQKNIKYITKFNLTIKKTGEQQCDVYILQNKNTRNSADFVCQIANRTKFATTVGETTSGNGLNIVPTYKSLPNTGLIVEYPLGQGLNEDGSTNEEVGTIPSIKLDDNSEIVKLLLSRVN; encoded by the coding sequence ATGAAAAGATCACGTAAAATCTATGCAAATAGCAAAAATAGGGTAAAAATTTTTAGAAAAATTTTTTTATTATTTTTAATTCTTATTTTCGCTTTATTCACTTATAAATACATAAACTCCAGGCCTGCTGAGTATAGTCCAGTAATTCCCAAAAAATATATACTAAAAGATTTTGACGAAATATGTAATCAAATCGACAATTCATATATGAATCTACCACAGACAAAAAAATACAAAGATACAGACTTTTTATCCTTAAAACCAAATTTCAAATCAAAAATCAAATTGGAATCTTCTAAAAAAAATGGTGAAATGTCGACACAAGAAGTGTGTGATTTGTATAATGATATTTTAAAGAAACTTTATGATTCAAATGTAAGAATAGCCGATAAACACACATTTAATCAAATTTTACAACAAGAAAACAAGAATCAAATTTTAAATAATTTATCTGTGAATAGGTATTCCAATCTAGCAGATGAAATTCCTGAAAAAAATTTTAGAGCATATTCTATCGATAACTACAAGGATGCACTATACGTTAAGGTGTCAGATTTTGATTCAGTGAATATTGAACAAGACGCTAAAATTTTTGAAAATATTTTGAAAAGTAATAAAAAGAAAAATAAAATCATAATAGATTTAAGAGATAATGATTCCGATAATTTGGATTATGCTATTAATGTGATAATCAAACCTCTATTGAAATCTGATATCAATGTTGATTTTAATGTTGCAAATAAAACTCAACCTATTATTTCTAAAAATATTTTAGATAGAAATGGTATAAGTTTCAAAACCACAGAGAATGTTTCAAATATTAAAATAAATGATAATCAAAAAAATATAAAATACATTACAAAGTTTAATTTAACTATTAAAAAAACAGGAGAACAACAATGTGATGTTTATATATTGCAGAACAAGAACACAAGAAATAGTGCGGATTTCGTGTGCCAAATTGCGAACAGAACTAAGTTTGCAACTACTGTCGGAGAAACAACTTCAGGAAATGGATTAAATATCGTTCCCACTTACAAGTCACTTCCTAACACAGGATTAATCGTAGAGTATCCACTAGGACAAGGATTAAATGAAGACGGTTCTACTAACGAAGAAGTTGGAACTATCCCTTCAATAAAATTAGATGATAACAGTGAAATAGTAAAATTATTACTATCTAGAGTTAATTAA
- a CDS encoding MarR family winged helix-turn-helix transcriptional regulator, with the protein MDQDYKEYMKLDKQLCFQLYAASRIVTNTYSKFLKPLGLTYTQYIVFLVLWEKDGITVGQLCDKLYLDNGTITPIIKKMQSQGYLERVRSSKDDRIVMIYLTDEGKKLQEKAKEVPKLVSECAYISDDKKVQMNNILQEFFDNYNKTKK; encoded by the coding sequence ATGGATCAAGATTACAAAGAATATATGAAGTTAGATAAACAACTCTGTTTTCAACTTTATGCCGCATCACGTATAGTAACAAATACATACTCAAAATTTTTGAAACCTTTAGGATTAACTTACACTCAATATATTGTGTTTTTAGTTCTTTGGGAAAAAGATGGGATTACAGTGGGGCAATTGTGCGATAAATTATACTTGGATAATGGTACTATTACTCCTATAATAAAAAAGATGCAATCCCAAGGCTACCTTGAAAGAGTGCGTAGTTCAAAAGATGATAGGATTGTAATGATTTACTTGACAGATGAAGGGAAAAAATTACAAGAAAAAGCAAAAGAAGTACCTAAGTTAGTTTCTGAGTGTGCATATATTTCTGATGATAAAAAAGTTCAAATGAATAATATATTACAAGAGTTTTTTGATAATTATAATAAAACAAAAAAATAA
- a CDS encoding aminotransferase class IV, translating into MNDGIKYGKGLFETIKVVDSNPVYFEDHIERLENSMKFLGINADNLRENIKDKMQNINLATDCLRIMVLDDNGDYDLFVTTRSTDYSDEKYKEGLKLKVLNQLRDKNNPLIYHKTNNYLLNDYLHKKLLEEGFDEGIFLNKDGNVTEGTYTNVFFIQKETILTPPVEDGILPGIFRKKLIDFLRVKRYNIVEESIKLNELRDMDCCFVTNSLMEMRLVKQIDEILFSKNNLFCEISKKLRIEN; encoded by the coding sequence ATGAATGATGGAATAAAATACGGCAAGGGGCTTTTTGAAACTATAAAAGTAGTAGATTCAAATCCTGTTTATTTTGAAGATCATATTGAGAGACTTGAAAATTCTATGAAATTTCTAGGGATTAATGCAGATAATTTAAGAGAAAATATAAAAGACAAAATGCAAAACATCAATTTAGCTACTGATTGTTTGAGAATTATGGTCTTGGACGATAATGGTGATTATGATTTGTTTGTTACTACAAGAAGTACTGATTATTCCGATGAAAAATACAAAGAAGGATTGAAATTAAAAGTTCTCAATCAATTACGAGATAAAAACAACCCTTTAATTTATCACAAAACAAATAATTATTTGCTAAATGACTATTTGCACAAAAAATTATTGGAGGAGGGATTTGATGAGGGGATATTTCTAAATAAGGATGGAAATGTGACAGAGGGAACTTATACTAACGTGTTTTTTATCCAAAAAGAAACAATATTAACTCCACCGGTAGAAGATGGAATATTGCCAGGCATTTTTCGCAAGAAATTAATAGATTTTTTACGAGTAAAAAGGTATAATATAGTTGAAGAGTCAATTAAGTTAAACGAATTACGAGATATGGATTGTTGTTTTGTAACAAATTCTCTGATGGAAATGAGATTAGTTAAACAAATTGATGAAATATTGTTTTCAAAAAATAATCTGTTCTGTGAAATATCGAAAAAACTGAGGATAGAAAATTAA
- a CDS encoding anthranilate synthase component I family protein, whose translation MIRSKKVKSDVTILDILYNIKDKNLPFLLDSAKGSYNQGNKSYIGFNPEIVLKSKDNNVEISGLVNKNISDNPLNQLKLIMDDYLQEDDNQFIGGAVGLLSYDFTSSNCNVVLNSEKNTDVYDAYFGIYFKIIEFDNNTKEYTIYYLEDTDITDVEAVFVKPNYEEKQYKTSELIKTIKKEEYAKSFDDIKTMIENGDVYEVNLTQQFIVDTTKDKFDIYKKLREVNKADFMAYMDFGEYCVLSSSPERFFDCQNGHVQARPIKGTIRRSDDKDEDEKLRNELLNSDKDISELLMIVDLMRNDLGMSCDAETIKAISNYSLETYENVHHLVATIVGKLSEDEDVFSLIKNIFPGGSITGAPKLASIEAIDKVEKFNRNIYTGSIGYISFNQNCDFNILIRTILKINNRCYFSGGGAITWDSEMNSEYDETIQKSRKVYEALI comes from the coding sequence ATGATTCGTTCTAAGAAAGTTAAATCAGATGTAACAATTCTAGATATTCTATACAACATCAAAGATAAAAACTTGCCTTTTTTATTAGATAGTGCGAAGGGAAGCTATAATCAAGGTAACAAATCATACATAGGTTTCAATCCAGAAATTGTTTTGAAATCGAAGGATAACAATGTTGAAATCAGTGGACTTGTAAATAAAAATATTAGCGATAATCCACTTAATCAACTTAAATTAATAATGGATGATTATTTGCAAGAAGATGATAATCAATTTATCGGTGGAGCAGTTGGACTCTTGTCTTATGATTTTACGAGTTCCAATTGTAATGTCGTTTTAAATTCTGAGAAAAACACTGATGTGTACGATGCTTATTTTGGAATTTATTTTAAAATAATTGAATTTGACAATAATACAAAAGAATACACAATCTATTACTTGGAAGATACAGATATTACAGATGTTGAAGCCGTATTTGTAAAACCAAATTATGAAGAAAAACAATACAAAACATCTGAGCTTATCAAAACAATAAAAAAAGAAGAATATGCGAAAAGCTTTGATGACATCAAAACTATGATTGAAAATGGTGATGTGTATGAAGTTAACTTAACTCAACAGTTTATTGTAGACACGACCAAGGATAAGTTCGACATTTATAAGAAACTTCGAGAAGTTAACAAGGCAGACTTCATGGCTTATATGGATTTTGGTGAATACTGCGTTTTATCTTCATCTCCAGAGAGATTTTTCGATTGTCAAAATGGACACGTTCAAGCGAGACCTATCAAGGGGACAATTCGAAGATCTGATGATAAAGACGAAGATGAAAAATTGAGAAATGAATTATTAAATAGTGACAAGGATATTTCAGAGTTATTGATGATAGTTGATTTGATGAGAAATGATTTGGGAATGAGTTGTGATGCAGAAACCATAAAAGCTATTAGCAATTATTCATTGGAAACTTACGAAAATGTTCATCATTTGGTGGCTACTATTGTTGGTAAATTAAGTGAAGATGAAGATGTATTCAGTTTAATTAAAAATATTTTTCCAGGTGGATCAATCACGGGAGCTCCGAAGCTTGCTTCAATTGAAGCGATTGACAAGGTTGAAAAATTCAACAGAAACATTTACACAGGATCCATTGGTTACATTTCTTTCAACCAAAATTGTGATTTCAACATTTTAATCAGAACAATTTTAAAAATAAATAACCGCTGCTACTTCTCAGGTGGTGGAGCAATAACTTGGGATTCTGAAATGAATAGCGAATATGATGAAACAATTCAAAAATCAAGAAAAGTGTACGAGGCTTTGATATGA
- a CDS encoding anthranilate synthase component II, whose protein sequence is MILMIDNYDSFTYNIVSYLRILKEEVIVKKNDEINLEEIKQLNPEIIVISPGPKTPKESKISLEIFEKLKGKYPILGICLGHQALAYSMGLDIIKGPRPMHGKMTEINHDGKGIFSNITNPVKVMRYHSLIVDDSKFENEKYGDMIITSKTFDGIIMGFRDSKNKIETVQFHPESVGTDYGLKMIENFLKEVRNDSF, encoded by the coding sequence ATGATACTAATGATAGATAATTACGATTCGTTCACATATAACATTGTTTCTTATTTGAGAATATTAAAAGAAGAAGTTATTGTGAAAAAGAATGACGAGATAAATTTGGAAGAGATAAAACAATTAAATCCAGAAATCATAGTGATTTCACCAGGGCCAAAAACGCCGAAAGAATCCAAAATTTCTCTTGAAATATTTGAAAAATTAAAAGGGAAATATCCAATTCTTGGTATTTGTTTGGGCCATCAAGCATTGGCTTATTCAATGGGACTTGACATTATAAAAGGGCCACGACCAATGCATGGTAAAATGACAGAGATTAATCATGACGGTAAGGGAATATTTTCAAATATTACAAATCCAGTAAAAGTAATGAGATATCATTCGCTAATCGTTGATGATAGTAAATTTGAAAATGAAAAATATGGAGATATGATTATAACATCGAAAACGTTTGATGGAATAATTATGGGATTTAGAGATTCTAAAAACAAGATAGAAACTGTTCAATTTCATCCAGAAAGTGTGGGAACTGATTACGGACTAAAAATGATTGAAAACTTCTTAAAGGAGGTAAGAAATGATTCGTTCTAA